A region from the Halosolutus gelatinilyticus genome encodes:
- a CDS encoding AAA domain-containing protein yields the protein MYVRGTVAGEVEIRSVSTSYGESDLAEVPLLVEADGDRSIDSSGSDPDPGTAPDPENREITTVTLWNKWTESAELLEPGMELLVTDAKEEEFRGETKYATTGESYVVVEPSFLVNVTAIRNWVECPRLYYLNKLSGVPLNYPVVKGTIVHEVFGDLLRGRDLEEAIDARVEERGLELGLLGETPDAVADEVRENATAIEGWLEQGRLTEEDSWRSEQLLISETFGIRGRADAIRRGAPVELKTGKNLKKEPRFKDKVQAACYALLLEEHGGDVDTGTLLYTKNSALDRNEETGDLTPAKEFSMGDGLLKFVVRLRNELAAMEIKGDVPTGYEGSAKCEYCFEQDTCMVVSGRLDQESKAGQIGRPLPEEERDYFERFYRAIEEERREVHREYAKLWEQDAQERADDDRALIDLEFDSKRELEGGRWELRARRDGGATSKLREGDLVLASDGHPVRGQSELARIERLNEDEVVLTADEPVEVTRLDVYPSELTTDRLLVALHDCLLKGGERRKDVLFGRADPEFDEIEDTFIDNNAAQNEAVTKAVGARDCALIHGPPGTGKTYTIARAIRAMVERGDRVLLSAFTNRAVDNALEALLEQLEGTIDEERIVRVGSESGVREDMEPYRLERAGDPDDRVAKLQNAQVVAATTASCGSRVMKEQAFDVALVDEAGQLTEPGTDAAINLADRFVLVGDHEQLPPVVRAENDLTESLFERLVDLHPEAGVMLDRQYRMNQRIQAFSSTEFYEGKLRPAEPEVASRTLDDLDGVSRDALPAELRDPVAFVDVEGDRSAYTDSEEAARIAELIAAYEDAGLDRSEIGVIAPFRAQVSEISRHVPADVAVDTVDRFQGSSQEVIIVSFTATGRLEGPIFEDYRRINVALTRPKRALVLVGDSRALASDPVYERMLEWADR from the coding sequence GTGTACGTACGCGGAACCGTCGCGGGCGAGGTCGAGATCCGATCGGTGTCGACGAGTTACGGCGAGAGCGATCTCGCGGAGGTGCCGCTCCTGGTCGAAGCGGACGGCGATCGATCGATCGACAGTTCGGGTTCGGACCCGGATCCGGGTACAGCCCCCGATCCCGAGAATCGCGAGATCACGACGGTGACGCTCTGGAATAAGTGGACCGAGTCCGCCGAGTTACTGGAACCGGGGATGGAACTGCTCGTGACCGACGCGAAAGAAGAGGAATTCCGCGGCGAAACGAAGTACGCGACCACGGGAGAGTCGTACGTCGTCGTCGAACCGAGCTTTCTCGTGAACGTGACGGCGATCCGCAACTGGGTGGAGTGTCCCCGCCTGTACTACCTGAATAAGCTCTCCGGGGTGCCGCTGAACTACCCCGTCGTGAAGGGGACGATCGTTCACGAGGTGTTCGGCGACCTGCTCCGGGGTCGGGACCTGGAGGAGGCGATCGACGCCCGAGTCGAGGAACGCGGCCTCGAACTGGGGCTGCTCGGCGAGACGCCTGACGCCGTCGCCGACGAGGTCCGCGAGAACGCGACGGCGATCGAGGGCTGGCTCGAGCAGGGTCGGTTGACGGAGGAGGACAGTTGGCGCTCCGAGCAGTTGCTCATCAGCGAGACGTTCGGCATCCGCGGGCGGGCCGACGCGATTCGACGGGGCGCCCCGGTCGAACTCAAGACCGGCAAGAACCTCAAAAAGGAGCCGCGGTTCAAGGACAAGGTGCAGGCCGCCTGCTACGCGCTCCTGCTCGAGGAACACGGCGGCGACGTCGACACCGGCACCCTGCTGTACACCAAGAACTCGGCGCTCGATCGCAACGAGGAAACCGGCGACCTCACGCCCGCCAAGGAGTTCTCGATGGGCGACGGCCTCCTGAAGTTTGTCGTCCGACTCCGGAACGAACTCGCCGCGATGGAGATCAAAGGCGACGTTCCCACGGGTTACGAGGGCTCGGCGAAATGCGAGTACTGTTTCGAGCAGGACACCTGCATGGTCGTCTCGGGACGGCTCGACCAGGAGTCGAAGGCCGGCCAGATCGGCCGACCGCTCCCCGAAGAGGAGCGCGACTACTTCGAGCGCTTCTACCGGGCGATCGAGGAGGAGCGCCGCGAGGTCCACCGCGAGTACGCCAAACTCTGGGAGCAGGACGCCCAGGAGCGGGCGGACGACGATCGGGCGCTGATCGACCTCGAATTCGACTCGAAGCGCGAACTCGAGGGCGGGCGCTGGGAACTGCGCGCCCGTCGGGACGGCGGTGCGACCTCGAAGCTTCGCGAGGGCGATCTCGTCCTCGCGAGCGACGGCCACCCGGTCCGCGGCCAGTCGGAACTGGCGCGGATCGAGCGGTTGAACGAAGACGAAGTGGTCTTGACCGCCGACGAACCCGTCGAGGTCACCCGCCTCGACGTCTACCCCTCCGAACTGACGACCGATCGCCTCCTCGTCGCGCTCCACGACTGTCTGCTGAAGGGCGGCGAGCGGCGCAAGGACGTCCTGTTCGGCCGGGCCGACCCCGAGTTCGACGAGATCGAGGATACGTTCATCGACAACAACGCGGCGCAGAACGAGGCCGTGACGAAGGCGGTGGGTGCGCGAGACTGCGCGCTGATCCACGGTCCGCCGGGGACCGGGAAGACGTACACGATCGCCCGGGCCATCCGCGCGATGGTCGAGCGCGGCGATCGCGTCCTCCTGTCGGCCTTTACGAACCGCGCGGTCGACAACGCGCTGGAGGCGCTGCTGGAGCAACTGGAGGGAACGATCGATGAGGAGCGGATCGTCCGCGTCGGCTCCGAGAGCGGCGTCCGCGAGGACATGGAGCCCTATCGGCTGGAGCGCGCGGGTGATCCGGACGATCGGGTCGCGAAACTGCAGAACGCGCAGGTGGTCGCGGCGACGACCGCCTCCTGTGGCTCGCGGGTCATGAAGGAGCAGGCCTTCGACGTCGCGCTGGTCGACGAGGCCGGTCAGCTGACGGAGCCGGGAACCGACGCGGCGATCAACCTCGCCGATCGGTTCGTCCTCGTCGGCGACCACGAGCAGCTGCCGCCGGTCGTCCGGGCCGAGAACGACCTCACGGAGTCGCTGTTCGAGCGCCTCGTCGATCTGCATCCGGAGGCGGGCGTCATGCTCGATCGGCAGTACCGGATGAACCAGCGCATCCAGGCGTTCTCCTCGACCGAGTTCTACGAGGGGAAACTCCGGCCGGCCGAACCCGAGGTGGCGTCGCGGACGCTGGACGATCTGGACGGCGTCTCGCGGGACGCCCTCCCGGCCGAACTCCGCGACCCCGTCGCGTTCGTCGACGTCGAGGGCGATCGAAGCGCGTACACCGATAGCGAGGAGGCCGCCCGCATCGCCGAGTTGATCGCGGCCTACGAGGACGCCGGGCTCGATCGCTCCGAGATCGGCGTCATCGCCCCCTTCCGGGCGCAGGTGTCCGAAATCTCGCGACACGTCCCGGCCGACGTCGCCGTCGACACGGTCGATCGGTTCCAGGGGTCGAGCCAGGAGGTGATCATCGTCTCCTTCACCGCGACCGGACGGCTGGAGGGGCCGATCTTCGAGGACTACAGGCGGATCAACGTCGCCCTGACGCGACCCAAGCGCGCGCTGGTGCTGGTGGGCGACTCGCGAGCGCTCGCGTCCGATCCCGTCTACGAGCGGATGCTCGAGTGGGCCG
- a CDS encoding SPW repeat domain-containing protein encodes MSDPNSDERRTETGTDGTDDRPSTDPTNDRTRVDASAEGDAINDRAEKTGETVDSGTGVGDRGDRGRDRRDESTRIANEERRRTMPFISAIIAVLGAWVALSVFVYDVSQTTLWNNVLVGAVVFLAAGYNFYRVRNDVPLSVGIAGLVALLGLWLIIAPALLAMTTGPFWSTLVTGLLIAGLAGYNAYDAREARSVATEPGTESP; translated from the coding sequence ATGAGTGACCCCAACAGTGACGAGCGACGGACCGAAACCGGGACGGACGGGACCGACGATCGACCCTCCACGGACCCGACGAACGATCGGACCCGCGTAGACGCGTCCGCCGAAGGCGATGCGATCAATGATCGTGCGGAGAAGACGGGTGAAACCGTCGACTCCGGTACCGGCGTCGGCGATCGAGGCGATCGCGGGCGGGACCGCCGGGACGAGTCGACCCGGATCGCGAACGAGGAACGCCGGCGGACGATGCCCTTCATCAGCGCGATCATCGCCGTGCTCGGCGCCTGGGTCGCCCTGTCGGTGTTCGTCTACGACGTCTCGCAGACGACGCTCTGGAACAACGTCCTCGTCGGTGCGGTCGTCTTCCTCGCCGCCGGCTACAACTTCTACCGCGTCAGAAACGACGTCCCCCTCAGCGTCGGCATCGCCGGGTTGGTCGCGCTACTGGGTCTCTGGCTGATAATCGCCCCCGCGCTCCTGGCGATGACCACGGGTCCGTTCTGGAGCACCCTCGTCACCGGCCTGCTCATCGCGGGACTGGCCGGGTACAACGCCTACGACGCCCGCGAGGCTCGATCGGTCGCGACCGAACCGGGGACCGAGTCGCCCTGA